From a region of the Chthonomonas sp. genome:
- a CDS encoding PilZ domain-containing protein, translating into MDLKIYRGYRFFAKSLRTSESFWGWVAETEVNDLQLDLLGQTEAAKGDRLAFSITIPTGTFQFLVRVTERDGQTLRCSIDSRITLVDSKQTARRRKRMELPIQIDGEAVMGELCDISEGGIGLETFQPLPTGTRLEFSLETEDGPLAAAGHVTYSGPSSSEGSFRIGVSLEKMDRLTWARWQVLLQDGERVTVTRTRSA; encoded by the coding sequence ATGGATCTGAAAATCTACCGCGGATATCGCTTCTTCGCGAAGTCTTTGCGCACCTCGGAATCGTTCTGGGGATGGGTCGCCGAGACCGAGGTGAATGATTTGCAGCTTGATCTGCTCGGCCAGACCGAAGCAGCCAAGGGCGACCGCCTGGCGTTTTCGATCACCATTCCCACGGGTACCTTCCAGTTCCTTGTCCGGGTCACTGAGCGCGACGGACAGACCCTTCGATGCTCCATTGACAGCCGCATCACCCTCGTCGATTCCAAACAGACTGCCCGTCGCCGCAAGCGAATGGAACTTCCGATCCAAATCGATGGCGAAGCAGTCATGGGTGAACTTTGCGATATCAGCGAAGGCGGCATCGGGCTAGAGACCTTCCAGCCGCTGCCAACCGGCACTCGACTGGAGTTTTCGCTCGAAACCGAGGATGGACCCCTCGCTGCGGCGGGGCACGTGACCTACTCCGGACCATCGAGTTCCGAAGGTTCTTTTCGCATCGGCGTGAGCCTGGAGAAGATGGATCGCCTCACTTGGGCGCGCTGGCAAGTGCTGTTGCAAGATGGTGAGCGTGTCACGGTAACTCGCACCCGCTCCGCTTAG
- a CDS encoding ABC transporter permease subunit: MKFQVWWALARAVILESIRRKDLWVVAILGFLIMLSAGALGFFGLNGLEAFAKDLAATVLGLFSTIIGILTASRLMPEEIKNRTLYPLIARPISRLDLLIGKLVGAICVTWISFLILAGLTAISLAMFHVHFEPVMAQFVLCKVLGLSIVCAVSLSLSLFMTPAAAATMSFILAFGSSMLTRAFTMAYDFSPPAMQGLFKVMNAALPQYGLFDLGSRAANAHWGPVPLWVVGTLFAYALVYSAAMVTLGWVKFRKQAV, encoded by the coding sequence ATGAAGTTTCAAGTTTGGTGGGCGCTCGCACGCGCCGTGATTCTCGAATCGATCCGTCGCAAAGACCTCTGGGTTGTCGCGATCCTCGGGTTCCTCATCATGCTCAGCGCAGGCGCGCTTGGGTTCTTCGGACTCAACGGGCTCGAAGCATTCGCCAAGGACCTTGCTGCTACCGTGCTCGGCCTCTTCAGCACGATCATCGGCATCTTGACTGCGAGCCGCCTCATGCCGGAAGAGATCAAGAATCGAACGCTGTACCCGCTCATTGCCCGCCCGATTTCAAGGCTAGACCTGCTCATCGGCAAGCTCGTGGGGGCCATCTGCGTCACCTGGATCAGCTTCCTGATCTTGGCGGGACTCACCGCGATTTCGCTTGCGATGTTCCACGTACATTTCGAGCCGGTCATGGCCCAATTCGTCCTGTGCAAGGTGCTCGGTTTGAGCATTGTATGCGCCGTGAGCTTGAGCCTGAGTTTGTTCATGACCCCGGCTGCCGCGGCGACCATGAGCTTTATCCTCGCGTTTGGTTCGAGCATGCTTACCCGGGCATTCACGATGGCGTACGATTTCAGCCCGCCTGCGATGCAGGGGCTCTTCAAGGTCATGAATGCCGCGCTACCGCAATACGGACTCTTCGACCTCGGCTCACGCGCCGCAAACGCCCACTGGGGGCCAGTACCGCTTTGGGTTGTAGGGACTCTATTCGCTTACGCCTTGGTCTACTCCGCTGCGATGGTCACGCTGGGCTGGGTGAAGTTCAGGAAGCAGGCAGTATGA
- a CDS encoding ABC transporter ATP-binding protein: MCDYAIEVDQLGIQYSRKGKTPIQAVTDLSFQVKTGEIIGFLGPNGAGKSSTLKVLMGFVQPKSGSAKVFGLDAGTEQARKKIGYLPEVAVYYPYLTPLETLRLYGELQGLRGASLKRESQELLDLVGLDDAMNRLNRTMSKGMLQRVGIAQSLLGSPELLVLDEVTSGLDPVGRRELRNLLLDRQRQGATLLFSSHELAEVEMLCDRIILIDQGRLIEEREMTALKDSLRGFEVEFSGDIDLDVLPKTLESLGRHRWRATFSNKEDLLRAIDLIVRNRGVILNLIAADGSLEEYFVSTVGRAA, translated from the coding sequence ATGTGCGATTACGCCATTGAAGTAGATCAGTTGGGGATTCAGTACTCCCGCAAGGGCAAGACACCGATTCAGGCAGTCACCGACCTCTCGTTCCAGGTGAAGACCGGCGAGATCATCGGATTCCTTGGGCCCAACGGTGCAGGCAAATCCTCGACCTTGAAAGTCCTCATGGGCTTCGTGCAACCGAAATCTGGCTCTGCCAAGGTCTTCGGGCTCGACGCTGGGACGGAGCAGGCCCGAAAGAAAATCGGATACCTGCCCGAGGTCGCCGTGTACTACCCGTACCTCACACCGCTAGAGACCCTGCGTCTCTACGGCGAACTCCAGGGTCTGCGGGGTGCATCGCTCAAGCGAGAATCGCAAGAGCTGTTGGATCTGGTCGGCCTCGATGATGCCATGAACCGGCTCAACCGAACCATGAGCAAGGGAATGCTTCAGCGCGTGGGGATCGCCCAGTCGCTGCTTGGCAGCCCTGAGCTGTTGGTGCTTGATGAAGTCACCAGCGGCCTCGACCCCGTCGGTCGTCGCGAGCTTCGCAACTTGTTGCTCGATCGCCAACGACAAGGCGCAACGCTCCTCTTCTCCAGCCACGAGTTGGCCGAGGTCGAGATGCTCTGCGACCGCATCATCCTTATAGACCAAGGCCGTTTGATCGAAGAGCGCGAGATGACCGCGCTCAAGGACTCCCTCCGCGGATTCGAAGTCGAGTTTTCTGGCGATATCGATTTGGACGTCCTCCCGAAAACGCTCGAATCGCTCGGTCGGCACCGCTGGCGGGCAACGTTCAGCAACAAGGAAGATTTGCTCCGGGCGATCGATCTAATCGTCCGCAATCGAGGGGTGATCCTCAACCTCATCGCGGCTGATGGTTCGCTTGAGGAGTACTTTGTCTCCACCGTTGGGAGGGCTGCATGA